Proteins from a single region of Chryseobacterium sp. W4I1:
- a CDS encoding 4Fe-4S binding protein, translated as MAIKITDECINCGACEPECPNNAIYEGAVDWKASEGTTLAGTVTMPSGLTVDADSPQEPVSDDVYFIVTDKCTECKGFHEEPQCAAVCPVDCCVPDEDHVESEEALLNKKAFLHGE; from the coding sequence ATGGCTATTAAAATAACTGATGAATGCATTAACTGTGGGGCCTGTGAACCAGAATGTCCAAACAATGCAATATATGAAGGAGCCGTAGACTGGAAAGCTTCTGAGGGTACCACGCTTGCCGGTACTGTGACCATGCCTTCAGGACTTACTGTAGATGCTGATTCGCCACAGGAACCTGTAAGTGATGATGTATATTTCATTGTAACAGATAAATGTACAGAGTGTAAAGGATTCCATGAAGAACCTCAGTGTGCAGCTGTCTGCCCGGTAGACTGCTGTGTTCCGGATGAAGACCATGTAGAATCTGAAGAAGCGCTGCTTAACAAAAAAGCCTTCTTACACGGTGAATAA
- a CDS encoding Bax inhibitor-1 family protein, giving the protein MMTDVLVAHSSDVEKAAFYRKTYLHVALSILAFIGVETILLKTVPVEIIAMMFGQKYTWLLIIGVFWLASMLASKWSLSQSRSTQYFGLGFYIILEAAIFMPMLYIAAGMQGGGNIIFQAAMLTIAMFAGLSLVAFTSKKDFSFLRNIIIIGGFLSIGTIVVGAIFGFNLGLWFSVGMVLLASASILYETSKLKNTYTTGQYVGASLQLFASIMLLFWYILRILMSRRS; this is encoded by the coding sequence ATGATGACAGATGTTTTAGTTGCTCATTCCTCAGATGTGGAAAAAGCGGCTTTTTACAGAAAAACGTATTTGCACGTTGCTTTATCGATCCTGGCTTTTATCGGGGTTGAAACTATTTTACTGAAAACAGTTCCTGTGGAGATCATTGCGATGATGTTCGGGCAGAAATACACTTGGTTGTTAATTATTGGTGTTTTCTGGCTGGCTTCAATGCTGGCTTCTAAATGGTCGCTTTCACAAAGCAGATCTACCCAATATTTTGGATTAGGATTTTATATTATTCTAGAAGCGGCGATCTTTATGCCTATGTTGTACATTGCTGCGGGAATGCAGGGCGGAGGAAATATTATTTTCCAGGCTGCCATGCTCACAATCGCAATGTTTGCCGGACTTTCACTGGTGGCATTTACTTCTAAAAAAGATTTTTCTTTTTTAAGAAATATTATCATTATCGGAGGTTTTCTTTCAATAGGAACCATCGTTGTGGGGGCGATTTTCGGATTTAACCTTGGACTTTGGTTTTCGGTAGGAATGGTGCTTCTGGCTTCTGCAAGTATCCTGTATGAGACTAGTAAGCTTAAAAATACGTATACAACGGGACAGTACGTAGGAGCTTCTTTACAGCTTTTTGCATCGATCATGCTGTTGTTCTGGTATATTCTTAGAATATTAATGAGCAGAAGAAGTTAA
- the serC gene encoding 3-phosphoserine/phosphohydroxythreonine transaminase yields the protein MSKKHNFSAGPCILPQEVFEKSAEAILDFNGIGLSLLEISHRSKDFVAVMDEARAIVKRLMNLGDDYEVLYLGGGASLQFAMVPYNLMKVGGKAAYTDTGTWAAGAIKEAKKLGTVDVVGSSKEENYSFVPKDYTVGSEYDYFHCTSNNTIYGTQMKTFPDINTLMVCDMSSDIFSRQLDFSKFDLIYAGAQKNMGPAGVTLVVIKKEILGKTGRENMLSILDYSQHISKESMYNTPPVFPVYTSLLTLQYLEKNGGIAAAEARNEAKAKLLYDEIDSNPFFESFCVKEDRSLMNVSFKITDESKKEEFDNAWKAAGISGLNGHRSLGGYRASLYNALPIESVQVLVDVMKSLK from the coding sequence ATGAGCAAAAAGCACAACTTCAGCGCAGGGCCATGTATCTTACCCCAGGAGGTATTCGAAAAATCAGCAGAAGCTATTTTAGATTTCAACGGTATCGGATTATCTCTTCTTGAAATTTCGCACAGAAGCAAAGATTTTGTTGCCGTAATGGACGAAGCACGTGCCATTGTCAAAAGGCTGATGAATCTGGGTGATGATTATGAAGTACTTTATTTGGGTGGTGGTGCAAGCCTGCAGTTTGCGATGGTTCCTTACAACCTGATGAAAGTAGGCGGTAAAGCAGCTTATACAGATACAGGAACATGGGCAGCTGGAGCCATTAAAGAAGCAAAAAAATTAGGAACAGTAGATGTGGTAGGCTCTTCAAAAGAAGAAAACTATTCATTCGTTCCAAAAGATTATACAGTAGGTTCAGAATATGATTATTTTCACTGTACTTCAAACAATACCATCTACGGAACTCAGATGAAAACGTTCCCTGATATAAATACTTTGATGGTCTGTGATATGAGTTCTGATATTTTCTCAAGACAGCTGGATTTTTCTAAATTTGATCTGATCTACGCCGGAGCCCAAAAAAATATGGGACCTGCCGGAGTTACTTTGGTCGTGATCAAAAAAGAGATTTTAGGAAAAACAGGAAGAGAAAATATGTTATCTATTTTAGATTATTCTCAGCATATTTCAAAAGAATCTATGTATAATACGCCTCCGGTTTTCCCAGTTTATACTTCCCTGCTTACGTTACAGTATCTTGAAAAGAATGGCGGAATTGCAGCAGCAGAGGCAAGAAATGAGGCTAAAGCCAAACTTTTATACGACGAGATCGACAGCAATCCTTTTTTTGAATCATTCTGTGTAAAAGAAGACCGTTCCCTGATGAATGTATCTTTCAAAATTACAGACGAAAGCAAAAAAGAAGAATTTGATAATGCATGGAAAGCGGCAGGAATCAGCGGACTTAACGGGCATCGAAGCTTAGGCGGATACAGAGCCAGTTTATACAATGCTTTACCAATCGAAAGTGTGCAGGTTCTGGTAGATGTAATGAAATCTCTTAAATAA
- a CDS encoding D-2-hydroxyacid dehydrogenase — MKVLANDGISKTGEQMLTEAGLEVLPNRVAQDHVINFINENNVDVLLVRSATKVKKDIIDACPSLKIIGRGGIGMDNIDVDYAKSKGIKVINTPTASSKSVAELVFGHFFALARFLHESNRLMPLEGETHFDAMKKSFSKAYELSGKTLGVIGFGSIGQEVVKIGIALGMKIKVLTKNPKTKVLKLDFFDGQSLNFEITSTNDMDAFLKDTDFISINTPKTNEYIIDTPQFEKMKDGVYIVNTARGGVINEVTLIDFIESEKVAGAALDVFENEPTPELPLLMNPALSLSPHVGGNTVDAQEKIGAELAEQIIKLQKETIR, encoded by the coding sequence ATGAAAGTTTTAGCAAACGACGGAATCTCAAAAACAGGAGAGCAGATGCTTACAGAAGCAGGGCTTGAAGTTCTGCCAAACAGAGTGGCTCAGGATCACGTTATCAATTTCATTAATGAAAATAACGTGGATGTTCTGTTGGTTAGAAGTGCAACAAAAGTAAAAAAAGACATTATCGACGCCTGCCCAAGCCTTAAAATTATTGGGCGCGGCGGTATCGGAATGGACAACATTGATGTAGATTATGCTAAAAGCAAAGGGATCAAAGTAATCAATACGCCCACAGCATCATCAAAATCAGTAGCTGAACTAGTTTTCGGACATTTTTTTGCACTGGCAAGATTTCTTCACGAATCGAACCGACTCATGCCGTTGGAAGGGGAAACCCACTTCGATGCCATGAAAAAATCATTCAGCAAAGCGTATGAACTTTCCGGAAAAACTCTTGGAGTGATCGGCTTTGGAAGTATCGGGCAGGAAGTCGTGAAAATAGGAATAGCATTGGGAATGAAAATCAAAGTACTGACTAAAAATCCAAAGACAAAAGTTCTGAAGTTGGACTTTTTCGATGGCCAGAGTCTTAATTTTGAGATCACTTCCACCAACGATATGGATGCTTTCCTTAAAGACACGGATTTTATCAGTATCAATACTCCAAAAACGAATGAATATATCATAGACACACCTCAGTTCGAAAAAATGAAGGATGGAGTCTACATAGTGAATACTGCAAGAGGCGGCGTTATCAATGAGGTGACTCTTATTGATTTCATTGAATCTGAAAAAGTAGCGGGAGCCGCCCTGGACGTTTTTGAAAACGAGCCTACACCGGAACTTCCTTTACTGATGAATCCTGCGTTATCCCTTTCCCCTCATGTAGGTGGAAATACAGTGGATGCACAGGAAAAAATCGGAGCAGAACTTGCAGAACAAATTATTAAGCTACAAAAAGAAACCATAAGATAA
- a CDS encoding peptidylprolyl isomerase: MKKIFLGLTVLAAQLMFAQKVTGVKVEKVQNEVPAQLNKEKINMFNDNFLKFVTALKSSDRAGVDALLSDKVKEIVTDDVLKKVKEGFDVNKKLEILKTGYHKLMDGSSLPSISYKYAGESKEVIMAVFEENGKIIGVMPAKKEK; the protein is encoded by the coding sequence ATGAAAAAAATATTTTTAGGGCTTACTGTACTTGCTGCACAGCTGATGTTTGCCCAGAAAGTAACCGGAGTGAAGGTTGAAAAGGTTCAAAATGAAGTTCCGGCACAGTTGAACAAAGAAAAGATCAATATGTTTAATGACAACTTTCTTAAGTTTGTCACAGCGCTTAAATCTTCAGACCGTGCAGGAGTAGATGCACTTCTTTCGGATAAGGTAAAAGAGATCGTTACAGATGACGTCCTTAAAAAAGTGAAGGAGGGTTTTGATGTCAATAAAAAACTGGAAATTTTAAAAACCGGTTACCATAAACTTATGGATGGATCTTCTTTGCCAAGTATCAGCTACAAATATGCAGGTGAATCAAAAGAGGTGATCATGGCCGTTTTTGAAGAGAATGGAAAGATTATCGGGGTAATGCCGGCGAAAAAAGAGAAATAA
- a CDS encoding peroxiredoxin yields MSLVGKKFPNVTIDAMSEMGDDLRINILEEATTNQQKVILFWYPKDFTFVCPTELHAFQDALGEFEKRNTKVIGASCDTNEVHFAWLNTAKDNGGIEGVTYPLLADTHRQLANILGIVDQDFEYNEEGEETFTGSNVTYRATYLIDETGKIFHESVNDMPLGRNVKEYLRLIDAYTHVQKHGEVCPANWEEGKDAMKADRTSTAEYLAKN; encoded by the coding sequence ATGTCTTTAGTAGGAAAAAAATTCCCAAATGTAACAATCGATGCTATGTCTGAAATGGGTGATGATCTTAGAATCAATATCCTTGAAGAAGCTACCACTAATCAGCAAAAAGTAATCTTATTCTGGTATCCGAAAGATTTCACTTTCGTATGTCCTACAGAGCTTCACGCTTTTCAGGATGCTTTAGGTGAATTCGAAAAAAGAAACACTAAAGTAATCGGTGCTTCTTGCGACACGAATGAAGTACACTTCGCTTGGCTAAACACAGCTAAAGATAACGGAGGTATCGAAGGCGTAACTTACCCGCTTTTAGCTGATACACACAGACAATTGGCTAATATCTTAGGAATCGTAGATCAGGATTTCGAATACAATGAAGAAGGAGAAGAAACTTTCACAGGCTCTAACGTAACTTACAGAGCAACTTACCTGATTGACGAGACTGGAAAAATTTTCCACGAATCTGTAAACGATATGCCTTTGGGAAGAAATGTAAAAGAATATCTAAGACTGATCGATGCTTACACGCACGTTCAAAAACATGGTGAAGTATGCCCTGCCAACTGGGAAGAAGGAAAAGATGCAATGAAAGCAGACAGAACTTCTACAGCTGAATACTTAGCTAAAAACTAA
- a CDS encoding co-chaperone YbbN has product MYTELTEDTLQNIVNDNEKVVVQYGATWCGNCRIMKPKFKKLASENEEIPFLYVDAEKLPESRKLAKVDNLPTFAIFKNGELVNQVQSNQAESLTNLFNEL; this is encoded by the coding sequence ATGTACACAGAATTAACAGAAGATACATTACAAAATATTGTGAATGACAATGAAAAAGTAGTTGTTCAGTATGGCGCAACATGGTGCGGAAATTGCAGAATTATGAAGCCGAAATTCAAAAAATTAGCATCTGAAAATGAAGAAATTCCATTTTTATATGTAGATGCTGAAAAGTTACCTGAAAGCAGAAAACTGGCAAAAGTTGACAACCTTCCTACTTTCGCTATTTTTAAAAACGGTGAATTGGTCAATCAGGTGCAAAGCAACCAGGCTGAAAGTTTAACGAATCTTTTTAACGAATTATAA
- a CDS encoding pyridoxal phosphate-dependent aminotransferase, translating to MDKLSDRVKRLGYSQTFVMSNKAREMKAAGIDVISLTLGEPDFDVPDNIKQAAFDAINENYSHYSPVPGFLELREAVSYKLKRDNNLEYKPSQICVSNGAKQAILNVLASVINDGDEVLLPAPYWVSYDEMVKMMGGNSVMLPTSYVTDFKITAEQLEEAITDKTKAILFSSPCNPSGGYYTYDELKSMAKVIAKYPHVTVISDEIYEFINYETKTTSIAQFPEIYEQTAVINGMSKAFAMTGWRIGYSACPEWLAKACEKIQGQMTSGANTVAQRASITALKTDPSEYKYMIEAFQKRRDLVFDLMKEIPGFKVLLPKAAFYFFPDISHYIGKTLNGTEIKDSDDFAMFLLENAHVGCVGGVSFGSPECIRFSYAASEEDLREAMKRIKDVLAPFN from the coding sequence ATGGATAAACTTTCAGACAGAGTAAAAAGATTAGGTTACTCGCAGACTTTCGTAATGTCAAACAAAGCAAGAGAAATGAAGGCCGCAGGCATTGATGTAATCAGTCTGACTCTTGGAGAACCGGATTTTGATGTGCCGGATAATATCAAACAAGCCGCTTTTGATGCGATCAACGAAAACTATAGTCATTACTCTCCTGTTCCGGGGTTTCTTGAGCTTCGTGAAGCCGTATCCTACAAATTAAAAAGAGATAATAATCTTGAATATAAACCTTCTCAAATCTGTGTTTCCAACGGTGCCAAACAGGCTATTTTAAATGTCCTTGCTTCTGTAATCAATGACGGTGATGAAGTTCTTCTTCCTGCACCTTATTGGGTAAGCTACGATGAAATGGTGAAAATGATGGGCGGAAATTCGGTAATGCTTCCTACTTCATACGTGACTGACTTTAAAATCACCGCCGAGCAGCTTGAAGAAGCGATTACAGATAAAACGAAGGCCATCCTTTTCAGTTCTCCATGTAATCCTTCCGGTGGTTATTATACATATGATGAACTTAAATCTATGGCAAAGGTTATTGCAAAATATCCTCACGTAACGGTAATATCCGATGAAATCTACGAATTCATCAATTACGAAACTAAAACAACCTCTATTGCACAGTTTCCTGAAATATATGAGCAGACTGCAGTAATCAACGGGATGTCTAAAGCTTTTGCAATGACAGGATGGAGAATCGGGTATTCTGCCTGTCCGGAATGGCTGGCAAAAGCCTGCGAGAAGATCCAGGGCCAGATGACCAGCGGTGCAAATACAGTAGCACAGAGAGCTTCCATAACTGCATTGAAAACGGATCCTTCCGAATACAAATACATGATCGAGGCTTTCCAGAAAAGAAGAGATCTGGTGTTTGACCTGATGAAAGAAATTCCAGGATTTAAAGTACTCCTTCCAAAGGCAGCATTTTATTTCTTCCCGGATATCTCTCACTATATTGGAAAGACTCTGAACGGTACAGAGATCAAAGATTCTGATGATTTTGCCATGTTTTTACTGGAAAATGCTCATGTGGGCTGTGTAGGCGGAGTTTCTTTCGGAAGCCCGGAATGTATCAGATTCTCTTATGCTGCTTCTGAGGAAGACCTGAGAGAGGCTATGAAACGTATCAAAGATGTTCTGGCACCTTTTAATTAA
- a CDS encoding M20/M25/M40 family metallo-hydrolase, with protein sequence MKYSLFLLLIPSFIFSQVRSKDAEIKKYVSEVSSDSLKSHIAKLVSFHTRHTLSSVDDKHQGIGAARNWVLGKFKEYARNSGGRMEVYMQQENIQPDGKRVDKVTNLGNPMAFLKGTDPNDKRIFLICGHLDSRVTDVMNRTLSAPGANDDGSGVSAVIEAARILSKSSFPASVIFVTFSGEEQSLLGSKLLADKAKKENMQIEAVLNNDMIGNPKAGETGEINTRTLRVFSEGLPYAEMDKKAMTIRNLGLENDSESRQLARYIKETAEKYVKGLEIKLIYRNDRFLRGGDHSSFVSNGFPSVRLTEYYENYDHQHQDIRVENNTQYGDLPEFIDYNYLKKNVAANIAVLASLAKSTPGPEHAEMKVKELTNSTTLQWEKPKTGNPAGYYVLIRETDSPVWQKKIFTAGLSIKIPLSKDNYIFAVQTVNQTGNLSVPLIPGIAR encoded by the coding sequence ATGAAATATTCTCTTTTTTTATTATTGATCCCTTCTTTCATTTTTTCACAGGTACGTTCAAAAGATGCTGAAATAAAGAAATATGTTTCTGAAGTGAGCTCAGATTCTTTAAAATCCCATATCGCTAAGCTTGTTAGCTTTCATACGAGGCATACTTTAAGCTCAGTAGATGATAAGCATCAGGGAATTGGAGCTGCAAGGAATTGGGTGTTGGGGAAATTTAAAGAATATGCCAGAAATTCAGGCGGAAGAATGGAAGTCTATATGCAGCAGGAAAATATTCAGCCGGATGGAAAAAGGGTAGACAAAGTTACAAATCTGGGAAATCCAATGGCCTTTTTAAAGGGAACAGATCCTAACGATAAAAGAATTTTCCTGATTTGTGGACATCTGGATTCACGGGTCACGGATGTAATGAACAGGACGCTATCCGCTCCCGGCGCTAATGATGATGGCAGCGGGGTAAGTGCCGTTATAGAAGCAGCGAGAATTTTAAGCAAATCTTCTTTTCCCGCATCTGTTATTTTCGTGACTTTTTCTGGAGAAGAACAGTCGTTGCTTGGCTCTAAACTTTTGGCAGATAAAGCAAAAAAAGAAAATATGCAGATAGAAGCTGTCCTGAATAATGACATGATTGGAAATCCTAAAGCCGGTGAAACAGGAGAGATCAATACCCGTACGCTTAGGGTATTCAGTGAAGGTCTGCCTTATGCAGAAATGGATAAGAAAGCAATGACTATAAGAAATTTAGGACTTGAAAATGACAGTGAATCCAGGCAATTGGCCCGGTACATTAAAGAGACTGCAGAAAAATATGTGAAAGGGCTTGAAATAAAATTAATCTACAGAAATGACAGGTTCCTGCGCGGAGGAGATCATTCCAGTTTTGTCAGTAATGGATTTCCTTCCGTAAGACTGACAGAGTATTATGAAAATTATGACCATCAGCATCAGGACATAAGAGTAGAAAATAATACACAGTATGGCGATCTTCCTGAATTTATAGATTATAATTATCTGAAAAAAAATGTAGCTGCCAATATCGCTGTATTGGCCAGCCTTGCAAAATCTACTCCTGGACCTGAGCATGCAGAAATGAAAGTTAAAGAACTTACCAATTCCACAACCTTGCAATGGGAAAAACCAAAAACAGGAAACCCGGCTGGGTATTATGTGCTTATAAGAGAAACGGATAGTCCGGTGTGGCAAAAAAAGATATTTACCGCAGGGCTTTCCATTAAGATTCCGCTTTCAAAGGATAATTACATTTTTGCAGTACAGACTGTTAATCAAACCGGAAATTTGAGTGTGCCTCTTATACCGGGGATCGCCAGATAA
- a CDS encoding GLPGLI family protein — translation MYRLFFLLLASLISAQSYRFVYEYKFRPDINNKDSLVTDYMNLDTDGKKSYYSNAVKFERDSVYNIDKSYPALLKGKHYDRNLNYTIEKDYADKTINFYDKFKNVSFIITDNETPKWKMENEFKKINTMNCQKAVAEYKGRKWEAWFCKDFPVSDGPYKFSGLPGLVVSIKDSENDHTFDLIQIKKINTVNAFIPKNNKQMTNEEYRKLLKNYLFNPGDDITGMNVDSKAGKMELQLKDGYVAQFDYNELKKSGARMDDVIANKLRLTNNPLEKE, via the coding sequence ATGTACAGACTTTTCTTTTTATTATTAGCTTCCCTTATATCAGCCCAGAGTTATCGTTTTGTTTACGAGTATAAATTCAGACCTGACATAAACAATAAAGATTCGTTGGTAACGGACTATATGAATCTGGACACAGACGGTAAAAAATCATATTACTCTAATGCTGTGAAGTTTGAACGTGATTCTGTCTACAATATAGATAAGAGCTATCCGGCACTTTTAAAAGGAAAACACTATGATCGTAATCTGAATTATACCATTGAAAAAGATTATGCTGACAAGACAATTAATTTTTATGATAAGTTTAAAAATGTAAGCTTTATTATAACTGATAACGAAACTCCAAAATGGAAAATGGAGAACGAATTCAAGAAAATTAATACAATGAACTGCCAGAAGGCAGTTGCAGAGTATAAAGGCAGAAAATGGGAAGCCTGGTTCTGCAAAGATTTTCCGGTGAGCGACGGCCCGTATAAATTCAGTGGACTGCCGGGACTGGTAGTATCCATAAAGGACAGTGAAAATGATCATACATTTGATTTGATTCAGATCAAAAAAATCAACACAGTCAATGCTTTTATTCCAAAGAATAATAAACAAATGACCAATGAAGAGTATAGGAAATTACTTAAAAATTACCTCTTTAATCCAGGAGATGATATCACAGGTATGAATGTAGATTCCAAAGCAGGGAAAATGGAACTTCAGCTAAAGGATGGCTATGTAGCACAGTTTGATTATAATGAGTTGAAAAAAAGTGGTGCCAGAATGGATGATGTGATTGCCAATAAACTCAGATTGACAAACAATCCTCTTGAAAAGGAATAA
- a CDS encoding DUF1015 domain-containing protein, which produces MPVFKPFRGIRPHKDFESTFPTHPLDNFTQEEIAEKAQVENTYINMIKPYVVSKSKDIDRNLRKIRSTFEELLDEKKLVQDSSSYYLYEQIYPNKQVFRGLLGLASIEDFWSGKIKRHESTIPQKKEKLAHYLEKVSLQAEPVLLTYPSNSKIELLMNHEEKNVPIFNHIDSIGIRHKIWRIDNRLKLQQFKEVIDQIDSFYIADGHHRIGSTALNAKHHKEKNKRHNGTEAYNFVYSFIVSNQSIKIHDYNRILTDLNGLSSEEFLKELDQYFLIHEKGEASYFPSQKFHISMYLDGKFYSLHVKHDLRSTEMSLDNLDHHLLDKYIFKNILKIENSDSSEKISYVKGTSNIQGINFLKEKIDSGEGKVGFGIYPVSFNDMIKISDLKLSMPPKCTFIEPKLVTALLMYDMKP; this is translated from the coding sequence ATGCCTGTTTTTAAACCTTTCCGTGGAATAAGACCTCATAAAGACTTTGAGAGCACTTTCCCTACCCACCCGCTGGACAATTTCACCCAAGAGGAAATTGCAGAGAAAGCTCAAGTTGAAAATACTTACATCAATATGATTAAACCCTATGTTGTAAGTAAATCCAAAGATATCGACCGGAATTTAAGGAAGATCCGTTCAACGTTTGAAGAGCTTCTGGATGAAAAAAAACTGGTCCAGGACAGTTCGTCATACTATCTTTATGAGCAAATATACCCCAACAAACAGGTTTTCAGAGGCTTACTTGGACTAGCAAGCATTGAAGATTTCTGGAGCGGAAAGATCAAAAGGCATGAAAGTACGATTCCTCAAAAAAAGGAAAAGCTGGCTCATTATCTTGAAAAAGTAAGCCTGCAGGCAGAACCTGTACTGCTTACCTACCCTTCCAATTCTAAGATTGAGCTCCTGATGAATCATGAGGAAAAAAATGTTCCAATCTTCAACCATATCGATTCCATCGGGATCAGACATAAGATCTGGAGAATAGATAACCGTCTGAAACTTCAGCAGTTTAAAGAAGTGATCGACCAGATCGACTCGTTCTACATTGCGGATGGGCACCACAGGATTGGGTCTACAGCGCTAAATGCAAAGCATCATAAAGAGAAAAATAAGAGACACAACGGTACGGAAGCTTACAACTTTGTTTACAGCTTTATAGTATCCAACCAGTCCATCAAAATTCATGATTACAACAGGATTTTAACTGATCTTAATGGCCTTTCCAGCGAAGAATTTTTAAAAGAGCTCGATCAGTATTTCCTGATCCATGAAAAAGGTGAAGCTTCATATTTCCCTTCACAGAAATTCCATATTTCAATGTATCTTGACGGGAAATTCTATTCACTTCACGTAAAACATGACCTGCGTTCAACAGAAATGTCACTGGATAATCTTGATCATCATCTTTTAGATAAATATATTTTTAAAAACATCTTGAAAATAGAAAATTCTGACAGCTCTGAAAAAATTTCGTACGTGAAAGGAACATCTAATATTCAGGGAATTAATTTCCTAAAGGAAAAAATAGACAGCGGCGAAGGAAAAGTAGGTTTCGGAATCTATCCTGTGAGTTTTAATGATATGATCAAAATTTCAGATCTGAAACTGAGCATGCCACCAAAATGCACATTCATAGAACCGAAATTGGTTACTGCCCTGTTAATGTACGATATGAAACCTTAA
- a CDS encoding acyl-CoA reductase, with translation MNIENQVLGLIELSVYIKEFLAKNHDDYNENDTEFELLLKRSEIENPWFTLDNQKFALKQWTELLTEENISSWLKNYSVSKISKRVGLILAGNIPLVGLHDVISVVLSGHIPLIKLSSKDKQMVPFFLKKWNKFSGGVVAYELVERLENFDAVIATGSNNTARYLEYYFKDHLSIIRKNRTSAAVLKGDETPEELQLLAEDIFRYFGLGCRNVTRVFIPEDFVIDRLFESFVGFQDIINHHKYANNYDYNRAVYLLNQDKFWDNNFVMLKEDEKLFSPLSVINFSRYSSLDEVKNFIAENEENIQCIVAKDELGLDSIPFGEAQHPALDTYADNVDTMKFLEVV, from the coding sequence ATGAATATCGAAAATCAAGTTTTAGGACTTATTGAATTAAGTGTGTATATAAAAGAGTTTTTAGCAAAGAATCATGATGATTACAATGAGAATGATACTGAGTTTGAATTATTACTCAAGAGATCTGAAATAGAAAATCCATGGTTTACCCTTGATAATCAGAAATTTGCTTTAAAACAATGGACTGAGCTTCTTACGGAAGAAAATATAAGCAGTTGGCTTAAAAATTATTCAGTTTCAAAAATTTCAAAAAGGGTAGGACTGATTCTGGCCGGAAATATACCTCTGGTAGGATTGCATGATGTGATATCTGTGGTTTTAAGCGGTCATATTCCGTTAATTAAACTGTCTTCTAAAGACAAGCAGATGGTTCCTTTTTTTCTGAAAAAATGGAATAAATTTTCCGGTGGAGTTGTTGCGTATGAACTGGTAGAAAGATTAGAAAATTTTGATGCTGTCATTGCTACAGGAAGCAATAATACAGCGAGATACCTTGAATACTATTTCAAAGATCATTTAAGCATCATCAGGAAAAACAGGACTTCTGCAGCTGTTTTAAAAGGTGATGAAACACCTGAAGAACTTCAGCTTCTGGCGGAAGATATTTTCAGATATTTCGGTCTTGGCTGCAGAAATGTAACAAGAGTTTTTATTCCTGAGGATTTTGTGATCGACAGGCTTTTTGAAAGTTTTGTAGGTTTCCAGGATATCATCAATCATCATAAATATGCCAATAATTATGATTATAACAGGGCGGTATATTTGCTGAACCAGGATAAATTCTGGGACAACAATTTTGTCATGCTGAAAGAAGACGAGAAACTTTTCAGTCCGCTTTCTGTGATCAATTTCAGCCGATATTCATCTTTGGATGAAGTTAAAAATTTTATTGCTGAAAATGAAGAAAATATCCAGTGTATCGTGGCTAAAGATGAGTTGGGACTGGATTCTATTCCGTTTGGAGAGGCGCAGCATCCAGCTTTGGATACGTATGCAGATAATGTAGATACGATGAAGTTTTTGGAAGTGGTCTGA